One segment of Macaca fascicularis isolate 582-1 chromosome 4, T2T-MFA8v1.1 DNA contains the following:
- the PEX6 gene encoding peroxisome biogenesis factor 6 isoform X4, whose protein sequence is MEIMTVFFTGTFRYPGPLLCCRVVQEGDVLCVPTIGQVEILEGSPEKLPRWREMFFKVKKTAGEAPDGPASAYLADTTHTSLYMVGSTLSPVPWLPSEKSTLWSSLSPPGLEALVSELCAVLKPRLQPGGALLTGTSSVLLRGPPGCGKTTVVAAACSQLGLHLLKVPCSSLCADSSGAVETKLQAIFSRARRCRPAVLLLTAVDLLGRDRDGLGEDARVVAALRHLLLDEDPLNSCPPLMVVATTSRAQDLPADVQTAFPHELEVPALSEGQRLSILRALTAHLPLGQEVNLAQLARRCAGFVVGDLYALLTHSSRAACTRIKNLGLAGGLTEEDEGELCAAGFPLLAEDFGQALELQQTAHSQAVGAPKIPSVSWHDVGGLQEVKKEILETIQLPLEHPELLSLGLRRSGLLLHGPPGTGKTLLAKAVATECSLTFLSVKGPELINMYVGQSEENVREVFARARAAAPCIIFFDELDSLAPSRGRSGDSGGVMDRVVSQLLAELDGLHSTQDVFVIGATNRPDLLDPALLRPGRFDKLVFVGANEDRASQLRVLSAITRKFKLEPSVSLVNVLDCCPPQLTGADLYSLCSDAMTAALKRRVHDLEEGLEPGSSALMLTMEDLLQAAARLQPSVSEQELLRYKRIQHKFAAC, encoded by the exons ATGGAAATTATGACGGTGTTCTTTACTGGCACTTTCAGATACCCAG GGCCACTGCTGTGTTGCAGGGTAGTCCAGGAAGGGGATGTTCTGTGTGTGCCAACAATTGGGCAAGTAGAGATCCTGGAAGGAAGTCCAGAGAAACTGCCCAG GTGGCgggaaatgttttttaaagtgaagaaaaCAGCTGGGGAAGCTCCAGATGGGCCAGCCAGCGCCTACTTGGCCGACACCACCCATACCTCCTTGTACATG GTGGGTTCTACCCTGAGCCCTGTTCCATGGCTTCCTTCAGAGAAATCCACTCTCTGGAGCAGTTTGTCTCCTCCAGGCTTGGAGGCCTTGGTGTCTGAACTCTGTGCTGTCCTGAAGCCTCGCCTCCAGCCAGG GGGTGCCCTGCTGACAGGAACTAGCAGTGTCCTTCTACGGGGGCCCCCGGGCTGTGGGAAGACCACAGTAGTTGCTGCTGCCTGTAGTCAACTTGGGCTCCATTTACTGAAG GTGCCCTGCTCCAGCCTCTGCGCAGACAGTAGTGGGGCTGTGGAGACAAAACTGCAGGCCATCTTCTCCCGGGCCCGCCGCTGCCGGCCTGCAGTGCTGTTGCTCACAGCCGTGGACCTTCTGGGCCGGGACCGTGATGGGCTGGGTGAGGATGCCCGTGTGGTGGCTGCGCTGCGTCACCTCCTCCTTGATGAGGACCCCCTCAACAG CTGCCCTCCCCTCATGGTTGTGGCCACCACAAGCCGGGCCCAAGACTTGCCTGCTGATGTGCAGACAGCATTTCCTCATGAGCTGGAGGTGCCTGCTCTATCAGAGGGGCAGCGGCTCAGCATCCTGCGGGCCCTCACTGCCCACCTTCCCCTGGGCCAGGAGGTGAACTTGGCACAGCTAGCACGGCGGTGTGCA GGCTTTGTGGTAGGGGATCTCTATGCTCTTCTGACCCACAGCAGCCGGGCAGCCTGCACCAGGATCAAGAACTTAGG TTTGGCAGGTGGCTTGACTGAGGAGGATGAGGGGGAGCTGTGTGCTGCTGGCTTTCCCCTCCTGGCTGAGGACTTTGGGCAGGCACTGGAGCTACAACAGACAGCTCACTCCCAGGCTGTTGGAGCCCCCAAG ATCCCCTCAGTGTCCTGGCATGATGTAGGTGGGCTGCAGGAGGTGAAGAAGGAGATCCTGGAGACCATTCAGCTCCCCCTGGAGCACCCTGAGCTACTGAGCCTGGGCCTAAGACGCTCAGGCCTTCTGCTCCATGGGCCCCCTGGCACCGgcaagaccctcctggccaagGCAGTAGCCACTGAGTGCAGCCTTACCTTCCTCAG CGTGAAGGGGCCAGAGCTCATTAACATGTATGTGGGCCAAAGTGAGGAGAACGTGCGGGAAG TGTttgccagggccagggctgcagCTCCATGcattatcttctttgatgaacTGGACTCTTTGGCCCCAAGCCGGGGGCGAAGTGGAGATTCTGGAGGAGTGATGGACAG GGTGGTGTCTCAGCTCCTTGCCGAGCTGGATGGGCTGCACAGCACTCAGGATGTGTTTGTGATCGGAGCCACCAACAGACCAGATCTCCTGGACCCTGCCCTTCTGCGGCCTGGCAG ATTTGACAAGCTGGTGTTTGTGGGGGCAAACGAGGACCGGGCCTCCCAGCTGCGTGTTCTGAGTGCCATCACACGCAA ATTCAAGCTAGAGCCATCTGTGAGCCTGGTAAACGTGCTAGATTGCTGCCCTCCCCAGCTGACAGGTGCGGACCTCTACTCTCTCTGCTCTGATGCCATGACAGCTGCCCTCAAACGCAGGGTTCATGACCTGGAGGAAG GGCTGGAGCCAGGGAGCTCAGCACTGATGCTTACCATGGAGGACCTGCTGCAGGCTGCCGCCCGGCTGCAACCATCAGTCAGTGAACAGGAGCTGCTCCGGTACAAGCGCATCCAGCACAAGTTTGCTGCCTGCTAG
- the PEX6 gene encoding peroxisome biogenesis factor 6 isoform X6 — protein MFFKVKKTAGEAPDGPASAYLADTTHTSLYMVGSTLSPVPWLPSEKSTLWSSLSPPGLEALVSELCAVLKPRLQPGGALLTGTSSVLLRGPPGCGKTTVVAAACSQLGLHLLKVPCSSLCADSSGAVETKLQAIFSRARRCRPAVLLLTAVDLLGRDRDGLGEDARVVAALRHLLLDEDPLNSCPPLMVVATTSRAQDLPADVQTAFPHELEVPALSEGQRLSILRALTAHLPLGQEVNLAQLARRCAGFVVGDLYALLTHSSRAACTRIKNLGLAGGLTEEDEGELCAAGFPLLAEDFGQALELQQTAHSQAVGAPKIPSVSWHDVGGLQEVKKEILETIQLPLEHPELLSLGLRRSGLLLHGPPGTGKTLLAKAVATECSLTFLSVKGPELINMYVGQSEENVREVFARARAAAPCIIFFDELDSLAPSRGRSGDSGGVMDRVVSQLLAELDGLHSTQDVFVIGATNRPDLLDPALLRPGRFDKLVFVGANEDRASQLRVLSAITRKFKLEPSVSLVNVLDCCPPQLTGADLYSLCSDAMTAALKRRVHDLEEGLEPGSSALMLTMEDLLQAAARLQPSVSEQELLRYKRIQHKFAAC, from the exons atgttttttaaagtgaagaaaaCAGCTGGGGAAGCTCCAGATGGGCCAGCCAGCGCCTACTTGGCCGACACCACCCATACCTCCTTGTACATG GTGGGTTCTACCCTGAGCCCTGTTCCATGGCTTCCTTCAGAGAAATCCACTCTCTGGAGCAGTTTGTCTCCTCCAGGCTTGGAGGCCTTGGTGTCTGAACTCTGTGCTGTCCTGAAGCCTCGCCTCCAGCCAGG GGGTGCCCTGCTGACAGGAACTAGCAGTGTCCTTCTACGGGGGCCCCCGGGCTGTGGGAAGACCACAGTAGTTGCTGCTGCCTGTAGTCAACTTGGGCTCCATTTACTGAAG GTGCCCTGCTCCAGCCTCTGCGCAGACAGTAGTGGGGCTGTGGAGACAAAACTGCAGGCCATCTTCTCCCGGGCCCGCCGCTGCCGGCCTGCAGTGCTGTTGCTCACAGCCGTGGACCTTCTGGGCCGGGACCGTGATGGGCTGGGTGAGGATGCCCGTGTGGTGGCTGCGCTGCGTCACCTCCTCCTTGATGAGGACCCCCTCAACAG CTGCCCTCCCCTCATGGTTGTGGCCACCACAAGCCGGGCCCAAGACTTGCCTGCTGATGTGCAGACAGCATTTCCTCATGAGCTGGAGGTGCCTGCTCTATCAGAGGGGCAGCGGCTCAGCATCCTGCGGGCCCTCACTGCCCACCTTCCCCTGGGCCAGGAGGTGAACTTGGCACAGCTAGCACGGCGGTGTGCA GGCTTTGTGGTAGGGGATCTCTATGCTCTTCTGACCCACAGCAGCCGGGCAGCCTGCACCAGGATCAAGAACTTAGG TTTGGCAGGTGGCTTGACTGAGGAGGATGAGGGGGAGCTGTGTGCTGCTGGCTTTCCCCTCCTGGCTGAGGACTTTGGGCAGGCACTGGAGCTACAACAGACAGCTCACTCCCAGGCTGTTGGAGCCCCCAAG ATCCCCTCAGTGTCCTGGCATGATGTAGGTGGGCTGCAGGAGGTGAAGAAGGAGATCCTGGAGACCATTCAGCTCCCCCTGGAGCACCCTGAGCTACTGAGCCTGGGCCTAAGACGCTCAGGCCTTCTGCTCCATGGGCCCCCTGGCACCGgcaagaccctcctggccaagGCAGTAGCCACTGAGTGCAGCCTTACCTTCCTCAG CGTGAAGGGGCCAGAGCTCATTAACATGTATGTGGGCCAAAGTGAGGAGAACGTGCGGGAAG TGTttgccagggccagggctgcagCTCCATGcattatcttctttgatgaacTGGACTCTTTGGCCCCAAGCCGGGGGCGAAGTGGAGATTCTGGAGGAGTGATGGACAG GGTGGTGTCTCAGCTCCTTGCCGAGCTGGATGGGCTGCACAGCACTCAGGATGTGTTTGTGATCGGAGCCACCAACAGACCAGATCTCCTGGACCCTGCCCTTCTGCGGCCTGGCAG ATTTGACAAGCTGGTGTTTGTGGGGGCAAACGAGGACCGGGCCTCCCAGCTGCGTGTTCTGAGTGCCATCACACGCAA ATTCAAGCTAGAGCCATCTGTGAGCCTGGTAAACGTGCTAGATTGCTGCCCTCCCCAGCTGACAGGTGCGGACCTCTACTCTCTCTGCTCTGATGCCATGACAGCTGCCCTCAAACGCAGGGTTCATGACCTGGAGGAAG GGCTGGAGCCAGGGAGCTCAGCACTGATGCTTACCATGGAGGACCTGCTGCAGGCTGCCGCCCGGCTGCAACCATCAGTCAGTGAACAGGAGCTGCTCCGGTACAAGCGCATCCAGCACAAGTTTGCTGCCTGCTAG
- the PEX6 gene encoding peroxisome biogenesis factor 6 isoform X7 has product MGQPAPTWPTPPIPPCTWGALLTGTSSVLLRGPPGCGKTTVVAAACSQLGLHLLKVPCSSLCADSSGAVETKLQAIFSRARRCRPAVLLLTAVDLLGRDRDGLGEDARVVAALRHLLLDEDPLNSCPPLMVVATTSRAQDLPADVQTAFPHELEVPALSEGQRLSILRALTAHLPLGQEVNLAQLARRCAGFVVGDLYALLTHSSRAACTRIKNLGLAGGLTEEDEGELCAAGFPLLAEDFGQALELQQTAHSQAVGAPKIPSVSWHDVGGLQEVKKEILETIQLPLEHPELLSLGLRRSGLLLHGPPGTGKTLLAKAVATECSLTFLSVKGPELINMYVGQSEENVREVFARARAAAPCIIFFDELDSLAPSRGRSGDSGGVMDRVVSQLLAELDGLHSTQDVFVIGATNRPDLLDPALLRPGRFDKLVFVGANEDRASQLRVLSAITRKFKLEPSVSLVNVLDCCPPQLTGADLYSLCSDAMTAALKRRVHDLEEGLEPGSSALMLTMEDLLQAAARLQPSVSEQELLRYKRIQHKFAAC; this is encoded by the exons ATGGGCCAGCCAGCGCCTACTTGGCCGACACCACCCATACCTCCTTGTACATG GGGTGCCCTGCTGACAGGAACTAGCAGTGTCCTTCTACGGGGGCCCCCGGGCTGTGGGAAGACCACAGTAGTTGCTGCTGCCTGTAGTCAACTTGGGCTCCATTTACTGAAG GTGCCCTGCTCCAGCCTCTGCGCAGACAGTAGTGGGGCTGTGGAGACAAAACTGCAGGCCATCTTCTCCCGGGCCCGCCGCTGCCGGCCTGCAGTGCTGTTGCTCACAGCCGTGGACCTTCTGGGCCGGGACCGTGATGGGCTGGGTGAGGATGCCCGTGTGGTGGCTGCGCTGCGTCACCTCCTCCTTGATGAGGACCCCCTCAACAG CTGCCCTCCCCTCATGGTTGTGGCCACCACAAGCCGGGCCCAAGACTTGCCTGCTGATGTGCAGACAGCATTTCCTCATGAGCTGGAGGTGCCTGCTCTATCAGAGGGGCAGCGGCTCAGCATCCTGCGGGCCCTCACTGCCCACCTTCCCCTGGGCCAGGAGGTGAACTTGGCACAGCTAGCACGGCGGTGTGCA GGCTTTGTGGTAGGGGATCTCTATGCTCTTCTGACCCACAGCAGCCGGGCAGCCTGCACCAGGATCAAGAACTTAGG TTTGGCAGGTGGCTTGACTGAGGAGGATGAGGGGGAGCTGTGTGCTGCTGGCTTTCCCCTCCTGGCTGAGGACTTTGGGCAGGCACTGGAGCTACAACAGACAGCTCACTCCCAGGCTGTTGGAGCCCCCAAG ATCCCCTCAGTGTCCTGGCATGATGTAGGTGGGCTGCAGGAGGTGAAGAAGGAGATCCTGGAGACCATTCAGCTCCCCCTGGAGCACCCTGAGCTACTGAGCCTGGGCCTAAGACGCTCAGGCCTTCTGCTCCATGGGCCCCCTGGCACCGgcaagaccctcctggccaagGCAGTAGCCACTGAGTGCAGCCTTACCTTCCTCAG CGTGAAGGGGCCAGAGCTCATTAACATGTATGTGGGCCAAAGTGAGGAGAACGTGCGGGAAG TGTttgccagggccagggctgcagCTCCATGcattatcttctttgatgaacTGGACTCTTTGGCCCCAAGCCGGGGGCGAAGTGGAGATTCTGGAGGAGTGATGGACAG GGTGGTGTCTCAGCTCCTTGCCGAGCTGGATGGGCTGCACAGCACTCAGGATGTGTTTGTGATCGGAGCCACCAACAGACCAGATCTCCTGGACCCTGCCCTTCTGCGGCCTGGCAG ATTTGACAAGCTGGTGTTTGTGGGGGCAAACGAGGACCGGGCCTCCCAGCTGCGTGTTCTGAGTGCCATCACACGCAA ATTCAAGCTAGAGCCATCTGTGAGCCTGGTAAACGTGCTAGATTGCTGCCCTCCCCAGCTGACAGGTGCGGACCTCTACTCTCTCTGCTCTGATGCCATGACAGCTGCCCTCAAACGCAGGGTTCATGACCTGGAGGAAG GGCTGGAGCCAGGGAGCTCAGCACTGATGCTTACCATGGAGGACCTGCTGCAGGCTGCCGCCCGGCTGCAACCATCAGTCAGTGAACAGGAGCTGCTCCGGTACAAGCGCATCCAGCACAAGTTTGCTGCCTGCTAG